DNA sequence from the Methanofollis formosanus genome:
TGCCCTCGTCGCCCATGCGCACCAGGCCCTCAACGACCTCGGCGAGGTCGCGCTGCTGGCGCGTACCGGCGCGGCGGCCCTGCAGGACGTGCATATCGCACCCTTCAGGCCGGTGAAGATGATGCTCGCACAGCAGGGGACGATCGCCGGGATGGTCGAGGACCATGGCGCGGTTGCGGTGGAGTACAAGTACGACGGCACCAGGTTCCAGTTCCACAAGGTCGGGGACGAGTGCAGGATGTACTCGCGCCGGCTCGAGGAGGTCACCGGCGCGGTTCCGGACGTGATCGAGCAACTCTGCACCGCGACGACCCACGACGTGATCCTGGACGGCGAGGTGATCGCGGTCAGCGAGGGCCGGCCCCGGCCCTTCCAGTTCGTGCTCAGACGGTTCAGGCGGAAGCACGAGGTCGAGGCGGCGATGGAGAAGATTGAACTTGTCCCGAACGTCTTCGATGTCCTGTACCTCGACGGCGAGACCCTCATCGACCGCCCCTTCTCGGAGCGGCGCGAGGTGCTGACAGAGATACTCTCGGAGTACGTCGCCCCCCAGTGGGTGAGCGACGACACCGGCGCCCTCGAGGCGGTCTACCAGGACGCCCTGGACGCGGGGCACGAGGGCGTGATGGTCAAGACGCGCGGGGCCGCTTACACCCCGGGCGTGCGGGGCAGGAACTGGATCAAGGTCAAACCTGCGGTCGACACCATCGACCTCGCGGTGGTCGGGGCCGAGTGGGGCGAAGGGCGGCGTGCCCACCTCTTCGGCTCCTTCCTCCTCGCCTGCCAGGATGAAAGCGGCGAACTCCTCCCGGTCGGGAAGGTGGCGACCGGGCTCTCGGACGAGGATCTCGCCTTCATCTACCGGCACCTTAAGGAGTTTGTTGTCGCGGAAAAAGGGAAGGAGATCGTCCTCGAACCCAAGGCCGTCTTCGAGGTCGGGTACGCCGAGGTCCAGAAGAGCCCGAACTATGTGAGCGGGTATGCCCTCAGGTTCCCGCGCTTTGTCAGATTGCGGGAGGACAAGAGTGTGGCCGAGATCGAGACGCTGGGCGGGGTGGCCGCCCGGTACGAACAGCAGTTCACGTCCGTATGACCCGGTAGATCTCCCGGTTCTCGTCCCCTTCTACATAGGCGTAATAGTCCGAGCCGAAACCTTCCACATTGGTGAAGGAGACCTCGCCGTTGTAGTCGGTGAATTTGCTCCTGACATTGAGGCCGTTCCTGTGCCTGAGGACCACCTTCATATCGGCTGCGGGTTCGTCGGTCCTTCTGATGTCGACTTTGAATGAGAGGACCGGGTTGAGGGGTTCCGGAATTTTGTCGACTCCCCCGTGCTGCATACTCGCCCCGCTCCTGGTCGGCGTCGCAACCTCTGAAAAGATCTCTTCGCCGCCATAGCGCACGATGAGCATCGTCCCGAGGAGGAAGACGAGAACGCCTGCTGCTCCGATGATGAGGAGGGCGACGGTCATCGAGGGAATGATCACGCCGGTCGTCGCCGGGACCACGTCGGTGATCAGGTACCCGAGGAAGTCCCAGGTCCAGGCGAAGAGGGTGACGCCGCCGAAGTGGCCGAGGGCGACAAAGATCGCGGAGATCATGAAGATGCTGCCGGCGGCGACGGAGAGGATGCCGGCCGAGACACCCGTAACCCGCACGAGGGTCGACCGCCCCTTGACCCGCTTGCCGCGCCGCAGGATCAGGGAGATGACCACGGCGAGGACGTTGATGTA
Encoded proteins:
- a CDS encoding ATP-dependent DNA ligase encodes the protein MEFAAFSRVCEQLEGLSGRLEMIDLIASVLPTLPDEELPIFVRFVMGRVFPDWSPQKLGIGPNLLYEAIGYVAGRKKAEVVAAVNETGDVGCAVEQLLATKSQTSFFVEPLSLAGVYADFTRIARTDGSRSQREKLKIIKGLLGNAGALEGRYLSRLLLEELRIGVGEGNVRDAIAGAFDVDAALVAHAHQALNDLGEVALLARTGAAALQDVHIAPFRPVKMMLAQQGTIAGMVEDHGAVAVEYKYDGTRFQFHKVGDECRMYSRRLEEVTGAVPDVIEQLCTATTHDVILDGEVIAVSEGRPRPFQFVLRRFRRKHEVEAAMEKIELVPNVFDVLYLDGETLIDRPFSERREVLTEILSEYVAPQWVSDDTGALEAVYQDALDAGHEGVMVKTRGAAYTPGVRGRNWIKVKPAVDTIDLAVVGAEWGEGRRAHLFGSFLLACQDESGELLPVGKVATGLSDEDLAFIYRHLKEFVVAEKGKEIVLEPKAVFEVGYAEVQKSPNYVSGYALRFPRFVRLREDKSVAEIETLGGVAARYEQQFTSV